In Streptomyces sp. P3, one DNA window encodes the following:
- a CDS encoding TnsA-like heteromeric transposase endonuclease subunit — MSLRRTNGKIDEDLIWSTSGVDVFEPSIPWRTFRWRNGQKHYSGTHWSSTMRDHVVYESRLELTRLLYADFDQNVTAVFAQPFLLTTTVDGRKRRHVPDYLVLREKDVPLVVDVKPRHLLTRPKVNFALAWAREVVLSRGWDFEVWSEPPEGELANLRFLAGYRRDWLFDEDLLTEIRQADLHGATLSEAFHAFPRHPDWKVRAAVLRLLWSQHFVTDLTEVLSRRHVLARGRPRWSAPVDATSLIPSTRPSSTAVTTNRPIEYGDLVREDM; from the coding sequence ATGAGTCTCCGTCGTACGAACGGAAAGATCGACGAGGACCTGATCTGGTCGACGTCGGGAGTCGATGTCTTCGAGCCCTCCATCCCGTGGCGTACGTTCCGCTGGCGCAACGGGCAGAAGCACTACTCCGGCACGCACTGGTCTTCCACCATGCGGGACCACGTCGTCTACGAGTCCCGCCTTGAGCTGACACGCCTGCTCTACGCCGACTTCGACCAGAACGTGACGGCCGTCTTCGCCCAGCCGTTCCTCCTCACCACCACCGTGGACGGGCGGAAACGTCGCCACGTCCCGGACTACCTCGTACTGCGCGAGAAGGACGTTCCACTGGTCGTGGACGTCAAACCGCGGCACTTGCTCACCCGACCGAAGGTGAACTTCGCGCTCGCCTGGGCCCGCGAGGTCGTCCTGTCACGCGGCTGGGACTTCGAAGTATGGTCCGAGCCGCCCGAGGGCGAGTTGGCCAACCTGCGCTTCCTCGCGGGCTATCGCCGAGACTGGCTCTTCGACGAAGACCTGCTCACGGAGATACGGCAGGCGGATCTACACGGGGCGACCCTGAGCGAGGCGTTTCACGCCTTCCCTCGACACCCCGACTGGAAGGTACGGGCCGCCGTCCTGCGGCTGTTGTGGAGCCAGCACTTCGTGACCGACCTGACGGAGGTCTTGTCCCGGCGGCACGTCCTGGCCAGGGGCCGGCCACGGTGGTCGGCTCCGGTCGACGCGACCTCCCTCATCCCATCGACGCGTCCGAGCTCGACGGCGGTGACGACGAACCGGCCTATCGAATACGGGGATCTCGTTCGGGAGGACATGTGA